Proteins from a genomic interval of Daphnia pulex isolate KAP4 chromosome 4, ASM2113471v1:
- the LOC124192684 gene encoding protein kinase C-binding protein NELL1-like isoform X2 produces MNWPTSSPSLLLVLPASATTTTTTGNTSSSKRVVASSSTSSWTVCTTVLTIVVLAVFTHLAESTSTTNSASGWDWTAGRNSIDILDELAAVRLNLTGVEVAPGPYSISPALYFTGDNRTIRLLETSYAKVMTLLQSHHDITFVAAVRQEPYNVGTLFSLSEGFTRFLELQSSGRKDEIRLHYNHLGAPRTETFNFRLADGAWHRLAVTVSGGVASLYVDCHRVERRWMAAIPDTAVTPESSPLPVQEQNKPGKMSLWIGQRGDQHFLFKGAMQDVKLVAGSNGHLVQCPAAEAECPTCGEFHSLQSVVARLEKSLQHLTNKLEHAEERLTQLEQCDCPRSCSVNGTVHADGSSWNSDCEVCSCHKGQVTCSPVQCPDTPCRNPVQLPGECCRTCLKQCYFRGLNYDHGERVSPRHCLECQCLNGSMQCRPLDPELHCPALSCPPSEQFTVANECCQQCPDINECDTEGGPGGHRCGANTVCVNTAGSYRCDCLPGYYHLGSGPGSAVDVHHNGTECVEYDECANKLDNDCHPTLATCLNTPGSYQCACRPGYRGNGIECEPVCDRPCQNGGRCVGPNQCSCRRGFEGDYCEMDVNECERTGNKTTGHQCHLNSECRNMPGWYACACKPGFRSPRQDILDTFLGALCQDIDECAEGLHSCHGNTQCLNTIGSYECRCPPTNPNCSLVCHTEEGVRQSGETWISYESPCVSCQCREGVVTCSKLPCHCTSTSSSSSPPASSSSSSDDLEATAKFGLHRNQTVVHHPNSELCCPQCRASKSQQCRHQEKSDVIFDSGQRWIYQCQSCECLHGETDCWPMECPPVYCSHPIRLPGDCCLRCPDSDPCSAVEDSFTTSQSGEPLGCHHLGRNYTQGAEWAAGLDGCNNCKCKNGKVCCQYDTRCAQQRLVVDLEHSTAVQHRHRHNHQPQQQRRIGSSNRIHRASPTADDAVEPKKKGGDTFQGTSSIKTATSEATTRSGGSRITTAKTAGHRMSRSARLVRSSSNADKNDVKSLPPPPARQSTIIPSATNSSPSSATTTKDGGSNTPLSGSTKSQHVPGESAGAQAFLVDSGVTSTKIVSQQQPESSGPT; encoded by the exons ATGAATTGGCCGACAAGTTCGCCGTCACTCCTCCTGGTGTTGCCGGCCTCAGccactactactacgactactGGTAACACGTCCAGCAGCAAACGAGTCGTCGCCTCCTCTTCAACATCTTCATGGACAGTTTGCACCACCGTCTTGACCATCGTCGTTTTGGCCGTCTTCACTCACCTTGCAG AATCGACGAGTACGACGAATTCAGCCTCCGGATGGGATTGGACGGCCGGAAGAAACAGTATCGACATTCTGGACGAGTTGGCAGCCGTCCGGCTCAATTTGACGGGCGTCGAAGTTGCCCCGGGACCTTACAGCATTTCACCTGCTCTCTATTTCACAG GAGACAATCGGACCATCCGACTATTGGAGACTTCCTACGCCAAGGTGATGACACTGCTCCAATCCCACCATGACATCACCTTCGTGGCTGCCGTCCGGCAGGAGCCGTACAATGTTGGCACGCTCTTCTCCCTATCCGAGGGATTCACTAG GTTTCTAGAATTGCAAAGCTCAGGCCGCAAGGATGAGATTCGGTTGCACTACAATCACCTGGGAGCGCCTCGGACCGAAACGTTCAATTTCCGGCTGGCCGACGGCGCTTGGCATCGGCTGGCCGTGACGGTCAGCGGTGGCGTCGCCTCTCTCTACGTTGATTGCCATCGAGTTGAACGACGATGGATGGCCGCCATTCCCGACACGGCCGTTACTCCGGAATCCTCGCCGCTTCCTGTCCAGGAGCAGAACAAACCCGGCAAGATGTCGCTCTGGATTGGACAGCGCGGCGATCAACATTTCCTATTCAAA GGAGCTATGCAGGACGTGAAATTAGTGGCCGGAAGTAATGGCCACCTGGTGCAATGTCCAGCGGCTGAAGCCGAATGTCCGACCTGCGGCGAGTTTCACAGTCTCCAATCGGTCGTTGCCCGACTCGAGAAATCTTTACAACATCTGACCAATAAG TTGGAACACGCCGAAGAGCGGCTGACGCAACTGGAACAGTGCGACTGCCCGCGTTCCTGCAGTGTCAACGGGACGGTTCACGCTGACGGGTCGAGTTGGAATTCCGACTGTGAAGTGTGTTCGTGCCAC AAGGGGCAAGTGACATGCAGTCCTGTTCAGTGTCCGGACACTCCGTGCCGTAATCCAGTCCAGCTGCCGGGCGAGTGCTGCCGAACATGCTTAA AGCAGTGCTACTTCCGCGGATTGAATTACGATCACGGCGAGCGGGTGAGTCCACGTCACTGCCTGGAATGTCAATGTCTCAACGGGTCGATGCAGTGCAGGCCGTTGGACCCTGAGCTCCATTGCCCGGCTCTTTCCTGCCCGCCGTCCGAGCAATTCACCGTGGCCAACGAGTGCTGCCAGCAATGCCCAG ATATTAACGAATGTGACACGGAAGGTGGTCCGGGAGGTCACCGCTGCGGTGCCAATACGGTTTGTGTCAATACGGCCGGCTCTTATCGTTGCGACTGTCTGCCGGGCTACTACCACCTTGGATCGGGTCCAGGATCTGCCGTCGACGTCCATCACAACGGCACCGAGTGCGTCGAGTACGATGAATGCGCTAACAAACTGGACAACGACTGCCATCCGACGCTGGCCACATGCCTCAACACGCCCGGCTCCTATCAGTGCGCCTGTCGCCCGGGTTACCGAGGAAACGGAATCGAATGCGAAC CCGTGTGTGATCGACCGTGCCAGAATGGCGGTCGATGCGTCGGTCCCAACCAGTGCTCTTGTCGCCGAGGTTTCGAGGGCGACTATTGCGAGATGGACGTGAACGAGTGCGAGCGGACGGGCAACAAAACGACGGGCCATCAGTGCCACTTGAATTCCGAATGCCGTAACATGCCCGGATGGTATGCCTGCGCCTGCAAGCCAGGATTCCGCTCGCCACGACAGGATATCCTGGACACCTTCCTCGGCGCTCTCTGTCAAG ATATAGACGAGTGTGCCGAAGGGTTGCACAGTTGCCACGGTAACACTCAGTGCCTCAACACGATCGGCAGCTACGAGTGCCGTTGTCCGCCCACCAATCCCAATTGCAGCTTAG TTTGCCACACGGAAGAGGGTGTCCGCCAAAGTGGCGAGACGTGGATTTCTTACGAGAGTCCTTGCGTCAGCTGCCAGTGTCGGGAGGGCGTCGTGACCTGCTCCAAATTGCCTTGCCATTGcacttctacttcttcttcttcttctccgcccgcatcctcctcttcttcatccgaCGACTTGGAAGCGACAGCCAAATTCGGCCTTCACCGGAATCAAACCGTCGTTCATCATCCCAATTCCGAACTGTGTTGTCCGCAGTGCCGGGCTAGCAAGTCGCAGCAATGCCGGCACCAAGAGAAATCGGATGTCATTTTCGATTCCGGACAGCGATGGATTTACCAGTGCCAAAGCTGCGAGTGTCTg CATGGAGAGACGGATTGCTGGCCGATGGAATGCCCTCCCGTCTACTGTAGTCATCCAATTCGTCTTCCGGGTGATTGCTGCCTACGTTGTCCGGACAGCGATCCGTGCAGCGCCGTTGAAGATTCGTTTACGACAAGTCAATCGGGTGAACCCCTCGGGTGTCACCATCTTGGTCGAAATTATACTCAAGGAGCCGAATGGGCTGCCGGATTAGACGGTTGCAACAACTGCAAATGCAAG AATGGAAAGGTTTGCTGTCAGTATGATACTCGCTGCGCTCAGCAGCGCTTGGTGGTGGATCTCGAGCACAGCACAGCTGTCCAGCACCGCCACAGACATAATCAccagccgcaacaacaacgacgaatCGGATCGTCCAATCGAATCCACCGCGCCTCACCGACGGCAGACGATGCGGTCGAGCCGAAGAAAAAGGGTGGCGACACCTTCCAGGGCACATCATCGATTAAAACAGCGACATCGGAGGCGACCACGAGAAGCGGCGGATCGCGCATTACGACGGCTAAGACGGCGGGCCATCGAATGTCTAGATCGGCCCGGCTGGTCCGCTCTAGCAGCAACGCGGACAAGAACGACGTAAAATCATTGCCACCGCCACCAGCACGACAGTCAACCATAATCCCATCTGCTACCAACTCTAGTCCTTCTagtgcgacgacgacgaaagaCGGCGGCAGCAACACGCCGCTCTCCGGTTCAACGAAAAGTCAACATGTTCCAGGAGAATCGGCAGGAGCGCAGGCCTTCTTGGTGGATTCTGGAGTCACCTCAACCAAAATTGTTAGTCAACAGCAACCAGAGTCATCGGGTCCCACTTAG
- the LOC124192684 gene encoding protein kinase C-binding protein NELL1-like isoform X1: MNWPTSSPSLLLVLPASATTTTTTGNTSSSKRVVASSSTSSWTVCTTVLTIVVLAVFTHLAESTSTTNSASGWDWTAGRNSIDILDELAAVRLNLTGVEVAPGPYSISPALYFTGDNRTIRLLETSYAKVMTLLQSHHDITFVAAVRQEPYNVGTLFSLSEGFTRFLELQSSGRKDEIRLHYNHLGAPRTETFNFRLADGAWHRLAVTVSGGVASLYVDCHRVERRWMAAIPDTAVTPESSPLPVQEQNKPGKMSLWIGQRGDQHFLFKGAMQDVKLVAGSNGHLVQCPAAEAECPTCGEFHSLQSVVARLEKSLQHLTNKLEHAEERLTQLEQCDCPRSCSVNGTVHADGSSWNSDCEVCSCHKGQVTCSPVQCPDTPCRNPVQLPGECCRTCLKQCYFRGLNYDHGERVSPRHCLECQCLNGSMQCRPLDPELHCPALSCPPSEQFTVANECCQQCPGVDYCASANRVCHARAQCINLQTTYACHCSPGYTGDGKHCSDINECDTEGGPGGHRCGANTVCVNTAGSYRCDCLPGYYHLGSGPGSAVDVHHNGTECVEYDECANKLDNDCHPTLATCLNTPGSYQCACRPGYRGNGIECEPVCDRPCQNGGRCVGPNQCSCRRGFEGDYCEMDVNECERTGNKTTGHQCHLNSECRNMPGWYACACKPGFRSPRQDILDTFLGALCQDIDECAEGLHSCHGNTQCLNTIGSYECRCPPTNPNCSLVCHTEEGVRQSGETWISYESPCVSCQCREGVVTCSKLPCHCTSTSSSSSPPASSSSSSDDLEATAKFGLHRNQTVVHHPNSELCCPQCRASKSQQCRHQEKSDVIFDSGQRWIYQCQSCECLHGETDCWPMECPPVYCSHPIRLPGDCCLRCPDSDPCSAVEDSFTTSQSGEPLGCHHLGRNYTQGAEWAAGLDGCNNCKCKNGKVCCQYDTRCAQQRLVVDLEHSTAVQHRHRHNHQPQQQRRIGSSNRIHRASPTADDAVEPKKKGGDTFQGTSSIKTATSEATTRSGGSRITTAKTAGHRMSRSARLVRSSSNADKNDVKSLPPPPARQSTIIPSATNSSPSSATTTKDGGSNTPLSGSTKSQHVPGESAGAQAFLVDSGVTSTKIVSQQQPESSGPT; encoded by the exons ATGAATTGGCCGACAAGTTCGCCGTCACTCCTCCTGGTGTTGCCGGCCTCAGccactactactacgactactGGTAACACGTCCAGCAGCAAACGAGTCGTCGCCTCCTCTTCAACATCTTCATGGACAGTTTGCACCACCGTCTTGACCATCGTCGTTTTGGCCGTCTTCACTCACCTTGCAG AATCGACGAGTACGACGAATTCAGCCTCCGGATGGGATTGGACGGCCGGAAGAAACAGTATCGACATTCTGGACGAGTTGGCAGCCGTCCGGCTCAATTTGACGGGCGTCGAAGTTGCCCCGGGACCTTACAGCATTTCACCTGCTCTCTATTTCACAG GAGACAATCGGACCATCCGACTATTGGAGACTTCCTACGCCAAGGTGATGACACTGCTCCAATCCCACCATGACATCACCTTCGTGGCTGCCGTCCGGCAGGAGCCGTACAATGTTGGCACGCTCTTCTCCCTATCCGAGGGATTCACTAG GTTTCTAGAATTGCAAAGCTCAGGCCGCAAGGATGAGATTCGGTTGCACTACAATCACCTGGGAGCGCCTCGGACCGAAACGTTCAATTTCCGGCTGGCCGACGGCGCTTGGCATCGGCTGGCCGTGACGGTCAGCGGTGGCGTCGCCTCTCTCTACGTTGATTGCCATCGAGTTGAACGACGATGGATGGCCGCCATTCCCGACACGGCCGTTACTCCGGAATCCTCGCCGCTTCCTGTCCAGGAGCAGAACAAACCCGGCAAGATGTCGCTCTGGATTGGACAGCGCGGCGATCAACATTTCCTATTCAAA GGAGCTATGCAGGACGTGAAATTAGTGGCCGGAAGTAATGGCCACCTGGTGCAATGTCCAGCGGCTGAAGCCGAATGTCCGACCTGCGGCGAGTTTCACAGTCTCCAATCGGTCGTTGCCCGACTCGAGAAATCTTTACAACATCTGACCAATAAG TTGGAACACGCCGAAGAGCGGCTGACGCAACTGGAACAGTGCGACTGCCCGCGTTCCTGCAGTGTCAACGGGACGGTTCACGCTGACGGGTCGAGTTGGAATTCCGACTGTGAAGTGTGTTCGTGCCAC AAGGGGCAAGTGACATGCAGTCCTGTTCAGTGTCCGGACACTCCGTGCCGTAATCCAGTCCAGCTGCCGGGCGAGTGCTGCCGAACATGCTTAA AGCAGTGCTACTTCCGCGGATTGAATTACGATCACGGCGAGCGGGTGAGTCCACGTCACTGCCTGGAATGTCAATGTCTCAACGGGTCGATGCAGTGCAGGCCGTTGGACCCTGAGCTCCATTGCCCGGCTCTTTCCTGCCCGCCGTCCGAGCAATTCACCGTGGCCAACGAGTGCTGCCAGCAATGCCCAG gagtggATTATTGCGCCTCTGCGAATCGCGTTTGTCACGCTCGTGCGCAGTGCATCAACCTGCAGACAACCTACGCCTGCCACTGTTCGCCCGGCTACACCGGTGACGGCAAACATTGTTCTG ATATTAACGAATGTGACACGGAAGGTGGTCCGGGAGGTCACCGCTGCGGTGCCAATACGGTTTGTGTCAATACGGCCGGCTCTTATCGTTGCGACTGTCTGCCGGGCTACTACCACCTTGGATCGGGTCCAGGATCTGCCGTCGACGTCCATCACAACGGCACCGAGTGCGTCGAGTACGATGAATGCGCTAACAAACTGGACAACGACTGCCATCCGACGCTGGCCACATGCCTCAACACGCCCGGCTCCTATCAGTGCGCCTGTCGCCCGGGTTACCGAGGAAACGGAATCGAATGCGAAC CCGTGTGTGATCGACCGTGCCAGAATGGCGGTCGATGCGTCGGTCCCAACCAGTGCTCTTGTCGCCGAGGTTTCGAGGGCGACTATTGCGAGATGGACGTGAACGAGTGCGAGCGGACGGGCAACAAAACGACGGGCCATCAGTGCCACTTGAATTCCGAATGCCGTAACATGCCCGGATGGTATGCCTGCGCCTGCAAGCCAGGATTCCGCTCGCCACGACAGGATATCCTGGACACCTTCCTCGGCGCTCTCTGTCAAG ATATAGACGAGTGTGCCGAAGGGTTGCACAGTTGCCACGGTAACACTCAGTGCCTCAACACGATCGGCAGCTACGAGTGCCGTTGTCCGCCCACCAATCCCAATTGCAGCTTAG TTTGCCACACGGAAGAGGGTGTCCGCCAAAGTGGCGAGACGTGGATTTCTTACGAGAGTCCTTGCGTCAGCTGCCAGTGTCGGGAGGGCGTCGTGACCTGCTCCAAATTGCCTTGCCATTGcacttctacttcttcttcttcttctccgcccgcatcctcctcttcttcatccgaCGACTTGGAAGCGACAGCCAAATTCGGCCTTCACCGGAATCAAACCGTCGTTCATCATCCCAATTCCGAACTGTGTTGTCCGCAGTGCCGGGCTAGCAAGTCGCAGCAATGCCGGCACCAAGAGAAATCGGATGTCATTTTCGATTCCGGACAGCGATGGATTTACCAGTGCCAAAGCTGCGAGTGTCTg CATGGAGAGACGGATTGCTGGCCGATGGAATGCCCTCCCGTCTACTGTAGTCATCCAATTCGTCTTCCGGGTGATTGCTGCCTACGTTGTCCGGACAGCGATCCGTGCAGCGCCGTTGAAGATTCGTTTACGACAAGTCAATCGGGTGAACCCCTCGGGTGTCACCATCTTGGTCGAAATTATACTCAAGGAGCCGAATGGGCTGCCGGATTAGACGGTTGCAACAACTGCAAATGCAAG AATGGAAAGGTTTGCTGTCAGTATGATACTCGCTGCGCTCAGCAGCGCTTGGTGGTGGATCTCGAGCACAGCACAGCTGTCCAGCACCGCCACAGACATAATCAccagccgcaacaacaacgacgaatCGGATCGTCCAATCGAATCCACCGCGCCTCACCGACGGCAGACGATGCGGTCGAGCCGAAGAAAAAGGGTGGCGACACCTTCCAGGGCACATCATCGATTAAAACAGCGACATCGGAGGCGACCACGAGAAGCGGCGGATCGCGCATTACGACGGCTAAGACGGCGGGCCATCGAATGTCTAGATCGGCCCGGCTGGTCCGCTCTAGCAGCAACGCGGACAAGAACGACGTAAAATCATTGCCACCGCCACCAGCACGACAGTCAACCATAATCCCATCTGCTACCAACTCTAGTCCTTCTagtgcgacgacgacgaaagaCGGCGGCAGCAACACGCCGCTCTCCGGTTCAACGAAAAGTCAACATGTTCCAGGAGAATCGGCAGGAGCGCAGGCCTTCTTGGTGGATTCTGGAGTCACCTCAACCAAAATTGTTAGTCAACAGCAACCAGAGTCATCGGGTCCCACTTAG
- the LOC124192684 gene encoding protein kinase C-binding protein NELL1-like isoform X3, whose translation MNWPTSSPSLLLVLPASATTTTTTGNTSSSKRVVASSSTSSWTVCTTVLTIVVLAVFTHLAESTSTTNSASGWDWTAGRNSIDILDELAAVRLNLTGVEVAPGPYSISPALYFTGDNRTIRLLETSYAKVMTLLQSHHDITFVAAVRQEPYNVGTLFSLSEGFTRFLELQSSGRKDEIRLHYNHLGAPRTETFNFRLADGAWHRLAVTVSGGVASLYVDCHRVERRWMAAIPDTAVTPESSPLPVQEQNKPGKMSLWIGQRGDQHFLFKGAMQDVKLVAGSNGHLVQCPAAEAECPTCGEFHSLQSVVARLEKSLQHLTNKLEHAEERLTQLEQCDCPRSCSVNGTVHADGSSWNSDCEVCSCHKGQVTCSPVQCPDTPCRNPVQLPGECCRTCLKQCYFRGLNYDHGERVSPRHCLECQCLNGSMQCRPLDPELHCPALSCPPSEQFTVANECCQQCPGVDYCASANRVCHARAQCINLQTTYACHCSPGYTGDGKHCSDINECDTEGGPGGHRCGANTVCVNTAGSYRCDCLPGYYHLGSGPGSAVDVHHNGTECVEYDECANKLDNDCHPTLATCLNTPGSYQCACRPGYRGNGIECEPVCDRPCQNGGRCVGPNQCSCRRGFEGDYCEMDVNECERTGNKTTGHQCHLNSECRNMPGWYACACKPGFRSPRQDILDTFLGALCQDIDECAEGLHSCHGNTQCLNTIGSYECRCPPTNPNCSLVCHTEEGVRQSGETWISYESPCVSCQCREGVVTCSKLPCHCTSTSSSSSPPASSSSSSDDLEATAKFGLHRNQTVVHHPNSELCCPQCRASKSQQCRHQEKSDVIFDSGQRWIYQCQSCECLHGETDCWPMECPPVYCSHPIRLPGDCCLRCPDSDPCSAVEDSFTTSQSGEPLGCHHLGRNYTQGAEWAAGLDGCNNCKCKEPMCQRMLGRSHSAAPAHTNRMERFAVSMILAALSSAWWWISSTAQLSSTATDIITSRNNNDESDRPIESTAPHRRQTMRSSRRKRVATPSRAHHRLKQRHRRRPREAADRALRRLRRRAIECLDRPGWSALAATRTRTT comes from the exons ATGAATTGGCCGACAAGTTCGCCGTCACTCCTCCTGGTGTTGCCGGCCTCAGccactactactacgactactGGTAACACGTCCAGCAGCAAACGAGTCGTCGCCTCCTCTTCAACATCTTCATGGACAGTTTGCACCACCGTCTTGACCATCGTCGTTTTGGCCGTCTTCACTCACCTTGCAG AATCGACGAGTACGACGAATTCAGCCTCCGGATGGGATTGGACGGCCGGAAGAAACAGTATCGACATTCTGGACGAGTTGGCAGCCGTCCGGCTCAATTTGACGGGCGTCGAAGTTGCCCCGGGACCTTACAGCATTTCACCTGCTCTCTATTTCACAG GAGACAATCGGACCATCCGACTATTGGAGACTTCCTACGCCAAGGTGATGACACTGCTCCAATCCCACCATGACATCACCTTCGTGGCTGCCGTCCGGCAGGAGCCGTACAATGTTGGCACGCTCTTCTCCCTATCCGAGGGATTCACTAG GTTTCTAGAATTGCAAAGCTCAGGCCGCAAGGATGAGATTCGGTTGCACTACAATCACCTGGGAGCGCCTCGGACCGAAACGTTCAATTTCCGGCTGGCCGACGGCGCTTGGCATCGGCTGGCCGTGACGGTCAGCGGTGGCGTCGCCTCTCTCTACGTTGATTGCCATCGAGTTGAACGACGATGGATGGCCGCCATTCCCGACACGGCCGTTACTCCGGAATCCTCGCCGCTTCCTGTCCAGGAGCAGAACAAACCCGGCAAGATGTCGCTCTGGATTGGACAGCGCGGCGATCAACATTTCCTATTCAAA GGAGCTATGCAGGACGTGAAATTAGTGGCCGGAAGTAATGGCCACCTGGTGCAATGTCCAGCGGCTGAAGCCGAATGTCCGACCTGCGGCGAGTTTCACAGTCTCCAATCGGTCGTTGCCCGACTCGAGAAATCTTTACAACATCTGACCAATAAG TTGGAACACGCCGAAGAGCGGCTGACGCAACTGGAACAGTGCGACTGCCCGCGTTCCTGCAGTGTCAACGGGACGGTTCACGCTGACGGGTCGAGTTGGAATTCCGACTGTGAAGTGTGTTCGTGCCAC AAGGGGCAAGTGACATGCAGTCCTGTTCAGTGTCCGGACACTCCGTGCCGTAATCCAGTCCAGCTGCCGGGCGAGTGCTGCCGAACATGCTTAA AGCAGTGCTACTTCCGCGGATTGAATTACGATCACGGCGAGCGGGTGAGTCCACGTCACTGCCTGGAATGTCAATGTCTCAACGGGTCGATGCAGTGCAGGCCGTTGGACCCTGAGCTCCATTGCCCGGCTCTTTCCTGCCCGCCGTCCGAGCAATTCACCGTGGCCAACGAGTGCTGCCAGCAATGCCCAG gagtggATTATTGCGCCTCTGCGAATCGCGTTTGTCACGCTCGTGCGCAGTGCATCAACCTGCAGACAACCTACGCCTGCCACTGTTCGCCCGGCTACACCGGTGACGGCAAACATTGTTCTG ATATTAACGAATGTGACACGGAAGGTGGTCCGGGAGGTCACCGCTGCGGTGCCAATACGGTTTGTGTCAATACGGCCGGCTCTTATCGTTGCGACTGTCTGCCGGGCTACTACCACCTTGGATCGGGTCCAGGATCTGCCGTCGACGTCCATCACAACGGCACCGAGTGCGTCGAGTACGATGAATGCGCTAACAAACTGGACAACGACTGCCATCCGACGCTGGCCACATGCCTCAACACGCCCGGCTCCTATCAGTGCGCCTGTCGCCCGGGTTACCGAGGAAACGGAATCGAATGCGAAC CCGTGTGTGATCGACCGTGCCAGAATGGCGGTCGATGCGTCGGTCCCAACCAGTGCTCTTGTCGCCGAGGTTTCGAGGGCGACTATTGCGAGATGGACGTGAACGAGTGCGAGCGGACGGGCAACAAAACGACGGGCCATCAGTGCCACTTGAATTCCGAATGCCGTAACATGCCCGGATGGTATGCCTGCGCCTGCAAGCCAGGATTCCGCTCGCCACGACAGGATATCCTGGACACCTTCCTCGGCGCTCTCTGTCAAG ATATAGACGAGTGTGCCGAAGGGTTGCACAGTTGCCACGGTAACACTCAGTGCCTCAACACGATCGGCAGCTACGAGTGCCGTTGTCCGCCCACCAATCCCAATTGCAGCTTAG TTTGCCACACGGAAGAGGGTGTCCGCCAAAGTGGCGAGACGTGGATTTCTTACGAGAGTCCTTGCGTCAGCTGCCAGTGTCGGGAGGGCGTCGTGACCTGCTCCAAATTGCCTTGCCATTGcacttctacttcttcttcttcttctccgcccgcatcctcctcttcttcatccgaCGACTTGGAAGCGACAGCCAAATTCGGCCTTCACCGGAATCAAACCGTCGTTCATCATCCCAATTCCGAACTGTGTTGTCCGCAGTGCCGGGCTAGCAAGTCGCAGCAATGCCGGCACCAAGAGAAATCGGATGTCATTTTCGATTCCGGACAGCGATGGATTTACCAGTGCCAAAGCTGCGAGTGTCTg CATGGAGAGACGGATTGCTGGCCGATGGAATGCCCTCCCGTCTACTGTAGTCATCCAATTCGTCTTCCGGGTGATTGCTGCCTACGTTGTCCGGACAGCGATCCGTGCAGCGCCGTTGAAGATTCGTTTACGACAAGTCAATCGGGTGAACCCCTCGGGTGTCACCATCTTGGTCGAAATTATACTCAAGGAGCCGAATGGGCTGCCGGATTAGACGGTTGCAACAACTGCAAATGCAAG GAGCCGATGTGCCAACGAATGTTGGGCCGCAGTCACAGCGCTGCTCCCGCTCATACTAATCG AATGGAAAGGTTTGCTGTCAGTATGATACTCGCTGCGCTCAGCAGCGCTTGGTGGTGGATCTCGAGCACAGCACAGCTGTCCAGCACCGCCACAGACATAATCAccagccgcaacaacaacgacgaatCGGATCGTCCAATCGAATCCACCGCGCCTCACCGACGGCAGACGATGCGGTCGAGCCGAAGAAAAAGGGTGGCGACACCTTCCAGGGCACATCATCGATTAAAACAGCGACATCGGAGGCGACCACGAGAAGCGGCGGATCGCGCATTACGACGGCTAAGACGGCGGGCCATCGAATGTCTAGATCGGCCCGGCTGGTCCGCTCTAGCAGCAACGCGGACAAGAACGACGTAA